The Salvelinus sp. IW2-2015 linkage group LG6.2, ASM291031v2, whole genome shotgun sequence genome window below encodes:
- the LOC139027955 gene encoding uncharacterized protein gives MPCTPPYPVHHHALHTTYPVHTMPCTPPYPVHHHALHTTIPCTTTMPCTPPYPVHHHALHTTIPCTHMPHNHMPVHHLPVTTLHHPPYPVHHHALHTPILYTHHTLYTPYPAHHHTLYTTMPCTPPYPVHHHALYPIPVHHIPCTPPTRYTTMPCTPPYPVHTMPCTHTIPCTPPYPVHHHDLPHHHTLYTTMPCTHHTLYTTIALPHHHTLLHHHALHTTIPCTPTKPCTPPYPVHHPCPAHHHALYTTIPCTPPYPAHHHTLYTTMPCTPPCPVHHHTLYTPIPCTHHTLYTTMPAHHHTRYTTMPCTPPYPVHPHNLSPPTRTPPIAITPPYLYTTIPCTPPCPATPPYPVHHHACTPPLPCTPPCLHTTIPCTPPCPAHHHYLYTTMPCTPPYPVHHHALHTTMPCTPPYPVHPHTLHTTIPCTPPCPASPHALLHHHTLYHSHTLHHHHYPDTTMPCTPPYPYTTMPCTPHTRTTPYLYTPIPGTPPCPYTPYPVTTMPCTSGSLLASEVLHIHPLITSLSTIIHA, from the coding sequence atgccctgcacaccaccataccctgtacacCACCATGCCCTGCACACCACATACCCTGTACACACCATGCCCTGCAcaccaccataccctgtacaccaccatgccctgcacaccaccataccctgtacaACCACCATGCCCTGCAcaccaccataccctgtacaccaccatgccctgcacaccaccataccctgtacacACATGCCTCACAACCACATGCCTGTACACCACCTACCTGTAACTACCCTGCACCACCCACCATACCCTGTACACCACCATGCCCTGCACACCCCCATCCTGTACACACACCATACCCTGTACACCCCATACCCTGCAcaccaccataccctgtacacCACCATGCCATGCACACCACCATACCCGGTACACCACCATGCCCTGTACCCCATACCCGTACACCACATACCCTGTACACCCCCTACCCGGTACACCACCATGCCCTGTACACCCCCATACCCTGTACACACCATGCCCTGCACACACACCATACCCTGTAcaccaccataccctgtacacCACCATGACCTGCCAcaccaccataccctgtacacCACCATGCCCTGCACACACCATACCCTGTACACCACCATTGCCCTGCCACACCACCATACCCTGCTACACCACCATGCCCTGCAcaccaccataccctgtacacCCACCAAGCCCTGCAcaccaccataccctgtacacCACCCATGCCCTGCACACCACCATGCCCTGTAcaccaccataccctgtacacCCCCATACCCTGCAcaccaccataccctgtacacCACCATGCCCTGCACACCACCATGCCCTGTAcaccaccataccctgtacacTCCCATACCCTGCACACACCATACCCTGTACACCACCATGCCTGCACACCACCATACCCGGTACACCACCATGCCCTGTACACCCCCATACCCGGTACACCCCCATAACCTGTCACCCCCTACCCGTACACCACCCATAGCCATCACACCACCATACCTGTAcaccaccataccctgtacaccaccatgccctgcaacaccaccataccctgtacacCACCATGCCTGCACACCACCATTACCCTGTACACCACCATGCCTGCAcaccaccataccctgtacacCACCATGCCCTGCACACCACCATTACCTGTACACCACCATGCCCTGCAcaccaccataccctgtacacCACCATGCCCTGCACACCACCATGCCCTGTAcaccaccataccctgtacacCCCCATACCCTGCAcaccaccataccctgtacacCACCATGCCCTGCATCACCCCATGCCCTGTTACACCACCATACCCTGTACCACTCCCATACCCTGCACCACCACCATTACCCTGACACCACCATGCCATGCACACCACCATACCCGTACACCACCATGCCCTGTACACCCCATACCCGTACTACACCATACCTGTACACCCCCATACCCGGTACACCACCATGCCCTTACACCCCATACCCTGTCACCACCATGCCCTGCACCAGTGGCTCCCTCCTAGCCTCTGAGGTACTACACATCCACCCATTAATCACCTCATTATCAACAATTATCCATGCCTGA